In Geminocystis sp. NIES-3708, a single window of DNA contains:
- a CDS encoding PD-(D/E)XK nuclease family protein: MTSHWHLSQNHLNILETCPPIFQKIYLQQLKSPFNVIQEEKTQWGKQFHLLMQQHNLGLSIEEIHTDNEELKISVKALINATANIWNSEDIFEKRAEFQVNHTIKNFLFTSVYDLLILYKNKAVIFDWKTYLKPQNEQTLINNWQTKLYLYILAEKLNYKPHQISFTYWFVKIPNEPQKYTIKYNKTKHEQTKKELHILLEKLDYLTREYVENKVNFPHHQNCNNCPYRHNFPNLLTELELAQNLPTSLDEI; this comes from the coding sequence ATGACATCACATTGGCACTTATCCCAGAATCATTTAAACATCTTAGAAACTTGTCCACCCATATTTCAAAAAATTTATTTACAACAATTAAAAAGTCCTTTTAATGTTATTCAAGAAGAAAAAACCCAATGGGGAAAGCAATTTCATCTGTTAATGCAGCAACATAATTTAGGTTTATCTATCGAGGAAATTCACACAGATAATGAAGAGTTAAAAATTTCGGTTAAGGCTTTAATTAATGCCACGGCAAATATTTGGAATTCTGAGGATATTTTTGAAAAAAGAGCTGAATTTCAGGTTAATCACACCATCAAAAACTTTTTATTTACTTCGGTATATGATTTATTGATTTTGTATAAGAATAAAGCGGTAATTTTTGATTGGAAAACTTACTTAAAACCGCAAAACGAACAAACATTAATTAATAATTGGCAAACAAAATTATATTTATATATCTTAGCAGAAAAACTTAACTATAAACCTCATCAAATTTCTTTTACTTACTGGTTTGTAAAGATACCTAATGAGCCTCAAAAATACACAATTAAATATAATAAAACTAAACATGAGCAAACAAAAAAAGAATTACATATTTTATTAGAAAAATTAGATTATCTAACCAGAGAATATGTAGAAAATAAAGTTAATTTTCCTCACCATCAAAACTGTAATAATTGTCCTTATCGTCATAATTTTCCTAATTTATTAACAGAATTAGAATTAGCTCAAAATTTACCAACTTCTCTTGATGAAATATAG
- the typA gene encoding translational GTPase TypA, whose amino-acid sequence MSLPIRNLAIIAHVDHGKTTLVDALLKQSGIFREGEEVPTCVMDSNDIERERGITILSKNTAVRYKETLINIVDTPGHADFGGEVERVLGMVDGCILIVDANEGPMPQTRFVLKKALEKGLRPIVVVNKIDRPRSEPDKAVDKVFDLFVELGADDDQCDFTTLYASGISGYAKNNIEDEGVDMQPLFEAILGHVPPPAGDPTKPLQLQVTTLDYSEYLGRIVIGKIHNGTIQAGQQAALIKEDGSIVKARISKLLGFEGLQRVELQEASAGFIVAVAGFADANIGETITCPTEPQALPLIKVDEPTLRMTFSVNNSPFAGQEGKFVTSRQIRDRLDKELQTNVALRVEDGESAEQFVVSGRGELHLGILIENMRREGFEFQVSQPQVIYREVNGQPYEPFEYLVLDVPEEAQGACIERLGQRKAEMQDMQSSGNGRTQLEFIVPARGLIGFRGDFIRITKGEGIMNHSFHEYRPLVGDLETRYNGVLTSFEEGVSTFYAMKNAEDRGVFFIHPGTKVYKGMIIGESNRAQDVEINVCKTKQLTNHRSATGDELVQLQAPIEMSLERALEYIGSDELVEITPESIRLRKLPSKKLAKR is encoded by the coding sequence ATGTCTCTCCCCATTCGCAATCTTGCGATTATTGCCCACGTTGATCACGGCAAAACAACCCTCGTTGATGCACTATTAAAACAGTCTGGTATCTTCCGAGAAGGTGAAGAAGTGCCTACCTGTGTAATGGACTCCAATGATATTGAAAGAGAAAGAGGAATTACCATTCTTTCAAAAAATACAGCAGTACGTTATAAAGAAACATTAATTAATATAGTTGATACCCCCGGACACGCTGACTTTGGCGGTGAAGTTGAACGAGTTTTAGGAATGGTTGACGGTTGTATTTTAATCGTAGATGCCAACGAAGGACCGATGCCTCAAACCCGTTTTGTACTAAAAAAAGCTCTCGAAAAAGGTTTACGTCCCATTGTTGTAGTTAATAAAATAGATCGTCCCCGTTCCGAGCCAGATAAGGCAGTAGATAAAGTATTTGACTTATTTGTAGAACTAGGTGCAGATGATGATCAGTGTGATTTTACTACCCTTTACGCATCGGGTATTAGTGGCTATGCCAAAAATAACATTGAAGATGAGGGTGTCGATATGCAACCCTTATTTGAAGCTATTTTAGGTCATGTTCCACCCCCAGCAGGTGATCCTACTAAACCTTTACAATTACAAGTTACTACCCTTGACTATTCCGAATATTTAGGACGTATTGTAATCGGCAAAATTCATAATGGAACAATTCAGGCAGGACAACAAGCTGCTTTAATTAAAGAAGATGGTAGTATTGTTAAAGCTCGTATCAGTAAATTGCTAGGTTTTGAAGGCTTACAACGAGTAGAATTACAAGAAGCTAGTGCTGGTTTTATCGTAGCCGTAGCAGGTTTTGCCGATGCGAATATCGGTGAGACCATAACTTGTCCTACTGAACCTCAAGCGTTACCATTGATTAAAGTCGATGAACCGACCTTACGTATGACATTTTCTGTAAATAATTCTCCTTTTGCAGGTCAAGAAGGTAAATTTGTAACATCTCGTCAAATTCGTGATCGTCTTGATAAAGAGCTTCAAACTAATGTAGCCTTGAGAGTTGAAGATGGTGAGTCAGCAGAACAATTTGTAGTTTCTGGACGTGGTGAATTACATTTAGGGATTCTCATTGAGAATATGCGTCGGGAAGGATTCGAGTTTCAAGTATCTCAACCTCAAGTAATCTATCGTGAAGTCAACGGACAACCTTACGAACCTTTTGAATACCTCGTTTTAGACGTACCAGAAGAAGCCCAAGGTGCTTGTATTGAGCGTTTAGGGCAACGTAAAGCAGAAATGCAGGATATGCAATCTAGCGGTAATGGACGTACTCAATTAGAATTTATTGTACCTGCACGAGGTTTAATTGGTTTTCGTGGTGACTTTATTCGTATAACCAAAGGTGAAGGTATTATGAATCATAGTTTTCATGAATATCGCCCCTTAGTTGGTGATTTGGAAACTCGTTATAATGGTGTACTAACTTCTTTTGAAGAAGGAGTTTCTACTTTCTACGCCATGAAAAATGCTGAAGACAGAGGTGTTTTCTTTATTCATCCGGGTACAAAAGTTTATAAGGGTATGATTATCGGTGAAAGTAATCGTGCACAGGATGTAGAAATTAATGTTTGTAAAACCAAACAGCTAACAAACCATCGTTCTGCAACTGGTGATGAGTTAGTACAACTACAAGCACCTATTGAAATGAGTTTGGAAAGAGCATTAGAATACATTGGCTCTGATGAATTAGTAGAAATTACTCCTGAATCTATCCGCTTACGAAAATTGCCTAGTAAAAAATTAGCTAAACGCTAA
- a CDS encoding cation diffusion facilitator family transporter produces the protein MAQDKRQKVRQVLIITLILNLVVLALKAVVGVMTGSLSLQADALHSVTDSANNVLGLVTNQLSSPIPDRDHPYGHHKFEAIGALGIAAFLGIACFEIVTSALNRIFFGGDPVNIAGSELWVLILILGINIFVAFYERSVGEKIGSNILIADATHTMSDIWVTISVLLGLIAAWQAENWNLPMLKSLDYLLAFPVAFLVLKSGWQVLKSNLPWLVDEMAIAPELIHQIVIEVPGVVNCHNIASRGLLGRQVFIEMHLIVDSENVKTAHDITEEVEAKLEAKFAPVRILIHVEPLEYQSPQISYE, from the coding sequence ATGGCTCAAGATAAGCGTCAAAAAGTTCGTCAAGTATTAATAATTACTTTAATTTTAAATCTTGTGGTTTTAGCATTAAAAGCAGTGGTTGGTGTCATGACTGGTTCATTAAGTTTACAAGCAGATGCTTTACATAGTGTAACCGATAGTGCTAATAATGTTTTAGGTTTAGTGACGAATCAACTTTCTTCCCCAATTCCTGATCGAGATCATCCATATGGGCATCATAAATTTGAAGCTATTGGTGCTTTGGGTATCGCTGCATTTTTAGGTATTGCCTGTTTTGAGATTGTAACTTCGGCATTAAATAGAATTTTTTTTGGTGGTGATCCTGTTAATATTGCAGGAAGTGAATTATGGGTTTTAATTCTTATTTTAGGTATCAATATTTTCGTAGCTTTTTATGAGCGTAGTGTGGGAGAAAAAATAGGCAGTAATATTTTAATTGCTGATGCAACTCATACCATGAGTGATATTTGGGTAACAATATCTGTATTATTAGGTTTAATAGCTGCTTGGCAAGCAGAAAATTGGAATTTACCGATGTTAAAATCTCTTGATTATTTACTAGCATTTCCTGTGGCTTTTCTAGTATTAAAAAGTGGTTGGCAAGTTTTGAAAAGTAACTTACCATGGTTAGTAGATGAAATGGCTATCGCTCCCGAATTAATTCATCAAATAGTGATAGAAGTACCCGGAGTAGTTAACTGTCATAATATAGCATCGAGAGGATTATTAGGCAGACAAGTATTTATAGAAATGCACTTAATTGTGGATAGTGAAAATGTAAAAACTGCCCATGATATAACTGAAGAAGTAGAAGCTAAATTAGAAGCTAAATTTGCCCCTGTCAGAATCTTAATTCATGTCGAACCTTTAGAGTATCAATCCCCGCAAATTAGCTATGAATAA